In the Campylobacter sputorum subsp. sputorum genome, ATAAAAATTTATATTATTTTAATTAAAAAAAAGTATAATTTATTTTAACTATCAAATTTAAATTAAGAATAATATTATGAAAAAATAATGTTGGCTACATTTTTTGTTTCATTATTTGTAGTTACTGCATTTGCAGTATGTGTCCCTTGGTTTCCACAAACTTGTAAAAGCAATTTTGTTTGGAATGAAGAAAAAGGTTGCTATACTTATCCAAATATAAGAGTAAATGGTGAACCTGTTTGTGTGAGTGGATTATAAAGGATAAATAATGTTAGTTATCGCTACTAAAAGTTTTTACGAAAAAGCAAATGATATAGTCTTTAAATCTCTTAGTGGCGATAATTCTATAAAAAAAGCTGATGATTTTCAAATAAATAATGAAAATCAAACTTCTTCTAATTATAAAAAAGTTAGTTTTTTTAGCCAAGACAAGCAAATTTCTATAAATTTAAATAACCAAACGCTAGATTTATTACAAAATCATTTTTCAAAAGATGATTTTTTATATTTAAAAGATGGAAGTATTGGACTTAGTGGAAGTGCAAATGCTTATATAGATGGTTGGTTTAAAGATATAATGCAAAATCGCAACTTCGCAAATGCCGATAAAAACCAAAATAATATCATAGAAAAAAATGAGATTAATGAGCTAAAAAATTCTATAAAAGATAGTTATAGCATTCAAGATTTAAGAAATTTAGGACAAATCGTTTTACGAAAAATGGCAAATTCCACAGGTTACAATACAGATAAAAATGCTAAACCTATTTCTCTTGAAGAAATTTTGCAAGATAGCATAAAAAATGATACTAATTTTGATGGACAACTTAGCAGAGTTGAAGTTGCAGCAAATGGAGATGATTTAAAAGTAGGATATGAAAATATGGCAAAAAATGCAACTAAAAATATCTTAAAACAAAATGCAAAATTTGTTATAGATCCTACAGGTGAAAAAATGTCTTTAATGAATGGCAAATCAATGAATGAAGTTGAAGAATTTTTTGGAGCAAAAATAGATAATAATTTTAAATTTATGAAATTTAAATCTTTAAAAATAAAAAATTTAGAAACAGATGAGAGTAAAAAAGAGGAGCTTTTAGTAAAATTTCCTGAATTTAGCTATATTATACAAAGTAATCCAAATATTTCGCAAAACGAAATTTTGGCTCTAAAAAAGAGACAAGAAAATATCAAAATTTACAAAAATAGTTCAGAAAATTTTGACACAAAATTTATACAATCACTTATTAACACAAATTTACAAGCTTAAAGAATTTAAAAATTCTTTTTTAAAATCAATATCAGTTTTTATCTCAAATTTTTCATTTTTATAATTAAACTCTAATTTTGAGGCGTGTAAGCAAAGCCTTTTTGCTCCACAAAATTTTATTCTCTCATTTGTGCTTAATTTTTCATCCATTATATCTTCAACTATTTTTGTTTCAAGTCCGTATAAAGGTTCTCCTAAAATTTTATGTTTCACGTGAAACAAATGCAAACGAATTTGATGTTGTCTACCAGTTAATGGGATAGCCTTTATCAAAGTTGCATTTATATTATGATAAAACTCAAGCGGTATAAATTTCGTTATAGCATTTTTTCCATTTTCATCTATACACATTCTTATCTTTACTTCACTACTCTCATCACTTTTTGTTATAGGTTCATCAACTATAAACTCACTCTCGATTTTTCCTTTGGCAAGTGCGATATATTC is a window encoding:
- a CDS encoding RluA family pseudouridine synthase, which gives rise to MPYKKIKIDEVKNLKAYEVLIKNGFSKAKSQQLIDKGRVFCDDKLIKIKNEILNGKIFLIDYECNPKGLKPIFENSNFAVFDKPSGVLSHPNGRNSSYNLYDEIWHLYGKSACVAHRLDKETSGLILVCKNLNISREFKTMFESRAVKKEYIALAKGKIESEFIVDEPITKSDESSEVKIRMCIDENGKNAITKFIPLEFYHNINATLIKAIPLTGRQHQIRLHLFHVKHKILGEPLYGLETKIVEDIMDEKLSTNERIKFCGAKRLCLHASKLEFNYKNEKFEIKTDIDFKKEFLNSLSL